A stretch of the Fusobacterium varium genome encodes the following:
- the alaS gene encoding alanyl-tRNA synthetase, producing MLTGNQIRKEFIEFFEAKHHKHFESASLIPDDATLLLTVAGMVPFKPYFLGQKEAPYPRVTTYQKCIRTNDLENVGRTARHHTFFEMLGNFSFGDYFKKEAIEWSWEFVTEVLKIDKDKLWVSVFTTDDEAEQIWIEKCNFPKERLVRLGEDENWWAAGPTGSCGPCSEIHVDLGPAYGGDENSKLGDEGTDNRFIEIWNLVFTEWNRMEDGSLEPLPKKNIDTGAGLERIAAMVQGKSNNFETDLLFPLIEEAAKLTNSQYGRDEEENFSLKVITDHSRAVTFLINDGVIPSNEGRGYVLRRILRRAVRHGRLLGQSELFLYKMVDKVVNMMENAYPDLRSNIDHIKKVVKIEEEKFSRTLDQGMQLVNQEIEKLKAAGITKLDGEVTFKLYDTYGFPYELTEEICQEKGIEISKVEFEAKMTEQKEKARAAREVVMEKGQDSFIEEFYDKYGATEFSGYTTLKDTGKLLSSRDGKDNKKLIIFDTTPFYGESGGQAADIGIITGNGFEGKVIDVQKQKGIFIHTVEVLKGAPIEGEEYFLEIDEANRMATAKNHTATHLLHEALREVLGSHVQQAGSFVNGERLRFDFNHYEAMTAEELEKVEELVNEKIAEAIDVKIANMSMDEAKKAGATALFGDKYGDVVRVVTVEGFSVELCGGTHIDNIGKIGLFKIESEAGIAAGIRRIEAVTGKGAYKAVKEIEILLKNVEKTVKADEANLLDRIEKMVETIKESGKELEELKSKFTQIEAQALAENSEIINGVTVIMKTFKTRTADDLRKMIDYVKDKMTNTVVVLASGADKAIFAAGVTKELTSKVKAGNLVKEAAVITGGNGGGRPDFAQAGGKDTTKIQEAMDAVREILRNSL from the coding sequence ATGTTAACAGGAAATCAAATTAGAAAAGAGTTTATTGAGTTTTTTGAAGCAAAACATCATAAACACTTCGAGAGTGCATCTCTTATCCCTGATGATGCAACTTTATTATTAACAGTAGCAGGAATGGTTCCATTTAAACCATATTTTTTAGGTCAGAAAGAAGCTCCATATCCAAGAGTGACAACATATCAGAAATGTATCAGAACAAATGATCTTGAAAATGTTGGAAGAACAGCAAGACATCATACATTCTTTGAAATGCTTGGAAACTTTTCTTTTGGAGATTATTTTAAAAAAGAAGCTATAGAATGGTCTTGGGAATTTGTTACTGAAGTATTGAAAATAGATAAAGACAAACTTTGGGTATCAGTTTTTACAACGGATGATGAAGCAGAGCAAATATGGATAGAAAAATGTAATTTTCCAAAAGAAAGATTAGTAAGATTAGGAGAAGATGAAAACTGGTGGGCAGCAGGACCAACTGGATCATGCGGACCTTGTTCAGAAATCCATGTAGATTTAGGACCAGCTTATGGTGGAGATGAGAACTCTAAACTTGGTGATGAGGGAACTGATAATCGTTTCATTGAGATATGGAATCTTGTATTTACTGAATGGAACAGAATGGAAGATGGAAGTCTTGAACCTCTTCCTAAAAAAAATATAGATACTGGAGCAGGGCTTGAAAGAATAGCTGCTATGGTACAAGGAAAATCTAACAATTTTGAAACAGATCTTTTATTTCCATTGATAGAAGAGGCAGCGAAACTCACTAACTCTCAATATGGAAGAGATGAGGAAGAAAATTTCTCATTGAAAGTAATAACAGACCATTCAAGAGCAGTTACTTTCTTAATTAATGATGGAGTTATCCCATCAAATGAGGGAAGAGGATATGTTCTAAGAAGAATATTGAGAAGAGCAGTAAGACATGGAAGACTTTTAGGACAATCAGAATTATTTTTATATAAGATGGTAGATAAAGTAGTAAATATGATGGAGAATGCTTATCCAGACCTTAGAAGTAATATTGACCATATCAAAAAAGTTGTAAAAATAGAAGAGGAAAAATTCTCTCGTACTCTTGATCAAGGTATGCAGCTTGTAAATCAGGAAATTGAAAAGTTAAAAGCAGCAGGAATTACTAAACTTGATGGAGAGGTTACATTTAAACTTTATGATACTTATGGATTTCCTTATGAACTGACAGAAGAAATTTGTCAGGAAAAGGGAATAGAAATATCTAAAGTGGAATTTGAAGCTAAAATGACTGAGCAAAAAGAAAAAGCAAGAGCAGCAAGAGAAGTTGTAATGGAAAAAGGGCAGGATAGCTTTATTGAAGAATTTTATGATAAATATGGAGCAACAGAATTCAGCGGTTATACAACTCTTAAAGATACCGGAAAACTGTTGAGTTCAAGAGATGGCAAGGATAATAAAAAACTTATTATATTTGATACAACTCCATTTTACGGAGAATCTGGAGGGCAAGCAGCAGATATTGGTATCATTACTGGAAATGGATTTGAAGGTAAAGTTATAGATGTTCAAAAACAAAAAGGAATATTTATTCATACTGTGGAGGTATTAAAAGGAGCTCCAATAGAAGGAGAAGAATATTTTCTAGAAATTGATGAAGCTAACAGAATGGCTACAGCTAAAAATCATACAGCTACTCACTTACTCCATGAAGCATTGAGAGAAGTTCTAGGTTCTCATGTTCAACAGGCTGGGTCTTTTGTAAATGGTGAGAGATTAAGATTTGACTTTAACCATTATGAAGCTATGACTGCTGAAGAACTTGAAAAAGTAGAAGAGTTGGTAAATGAGAAGATAGCTGAAGCTATAGATGTAAAAATTGCTAATATGAGTATGGATGAAGCTAAAAAAGCTGGAGCTACAGCATTGTTTGGAGATAAATATGGAGATGTAGTAAGAGTAGTGACTGTAGAAGGTTTTTCTGTGGAACTTTGTGGAGGAACTCATATAGACAATATAGGAAAAATAGGACTATTCAAAATAGAAAGTGAAGCAGGAATAGCTGCTGGAATCAGAAGAATTGAAGCTGTAACTGGAAAGGGAGCATATAAAGCAGTTAAAGAAATTGAAATACTTCTGAAAAATGTAGAAAAAACTGTAAAAGCTGATGAAGCGAATCTTCTGGACAGAATTGAAAAAATGGTAGAAACTATTAAAGAAAGTGGTAAAGAATTAGAGGAATTAAAAAGTAAATTTACTCAAATAGAAGCTCAGGCTTTAGCTGAAAATTCTGAAATCATCAATGGAGTAACAGTTATTATGAAAACTTTTAAAACTAGAACAGCTGATGATTTAAGAAAAATGATTGATTATGTAAAAGATAAAATGACTAATACTGTTGTAGTTTTAGCGTCTGGAGCGGATAAAGCTATATTTGCTGCTGGAGTAACTAAAGAACTTACTTCAAAAGTAAAAGCTGGAAACTTGGTAAAAGAAGCAGCTGTAATTACTGGTGGAAATGGTGGAGGAAGACCTGATTTTGCTCAAGCTGGAGGAAAAGATACAACTAAGATACAAGAAGCAATGGATGCAGTAAGAGAAATTTTGAGAAATTCTTTATAA
- a CDS encoding putative holliday junction DNA helicase, whose amino-acid sequence MYKKYISLDVGDVRIGVAKSDIMGIVATPLEVIDRKKIKAVKRIKELCIQENTKALVVGIPKSLDGTEKRQAEKVREFIAKLNKEIEGLEIIEVDERLTTVSADRMLNESNKKGALEKRKVVDKIAAAIILQTFLDTKR is encoded by the coding sequence ATGTATAAAAAATATATTTCCTTAGATGTAGGAGATGTGAGGATAGGAGTAGCAAAATCAGATATAATGGGGATAGTTGCTACTCCCCTCGAAGTAATAGACAGAAAAAAAATAAAGGCAGTAAAAAGAATCAAAGAACTTTGTATTCAAGAAAATACAAAAGCATTAGTAGTAGGTATCCCTAAAAGTCTGGATGGAACTGAGAAAAGACAGGCAGAAAAAGTCAGAGAGTTTATAGCTAAATTGAACAAAGAGATTGAAGGCTTGGAAATAATAGAAGTTGATGAAAGACTTACTACTGTATCAGCAGACAGAATGCTGAATGAATCAAATAAAAAAGGTGCTTTGGAAAAAAGGAAGGTAGTTGATAAAATAGCAGCTGCTATAATACTTCAAACTTTCTTAGATACAAAAAGATAA
- a CDS encoding preprotein translocase subunit SecD, whose translation MGSKLLMRLSLVIVVVIGAIWLSFFKPTKLGLDLKGGVYVVLEAVPDEGVTLDDAAMNRLIEVLDRRINGLGVAESLVQKAGSNRVIIELPGISNTEDAINMIGKTALLEFKLENSDGTLGETLLTGGALKKADVSYDNLGRPQIQFEMNQEGAIRFAEITRNNIGKKLAITLDGKVQTAPMINSEIPSGNGVITGNYTVEEAKATATLLNAGALPVKAEIVETRTVGASLGDESIAQSKQAAIFAMILIGVFMMVFYRLPGIVANIALIIFGLITFGCLNFIDATLTLPGIAGLILSAGMAVDANVIIFERIKEELRLGNTIRNAIDAGFSKGFVAIFDSNLTTLIITVILFTFGTGPVKGFAVTLTIGTLASMFTAITITKILLITFITVFNLSRPELFGVRGKTACR comes from the coding sequence ATGGGATCAAAATTATTAATGAGATTGTCTCTTGTGATAGTTGTGGTAATAGGAGCTATATGGCTTAGCTTTTTTAAACCAACTAAACTTGGACTGGACTTAAAAGGTGGAGTATATGTAGTGTTGGAAGCTGTACCAGATGAAGGGGTAACTCTTGATGATGCAGCAATGAACAGACTTATTGAAGTTTTGGACAGAAGAATAAATGGATTAGGAGTAGCAGAATCACTTGTACAAAAAGCTGGAAGCAACAGAGTAATAATAGAGCTTCCAGGAATAAGCAATACAGAAGATGCTATAAATATGATAGGAAAAACAGCTTTGTTGGAATTTAAACTTGAGAATTCAGATGGAACTCTTGGCGAAACTCTTTTGACAGGAGGAGCATTAAAAAAAGCAGATGTATCTTATGATAATTTGGGAAGACCTCAAATTCAATTTGAAATGAATCAAGAAGGGGCAATAAGATTTGCTGAAATTACAAGAAATAATATAGGAAAAAAACTTGCTATTACATTAGATGGAAAAGTACAGACAGCTCCTATGATTAATTCAGAAATACCAAGTGGAAATGGAGTAATTACAGGAAATTATACTGTTGAAGAGGCAAAAGCAACAGCTACATTATTAAATGCAGGAGCTCTTCCAGTAAAGGCTGAAATAGTGGAGACAAGAACTGTCGGAGCTTCTCTTGGAGACGAGTCTATAGCTCAAAGTAAACAGGCAGCAATATTTGCAATGATACTTATAGGAGTATTTATGATGGTATTCTATAGACTTCCTGGAATAGTAGCAAATATAGCATTGATAATATTTGGACTTATAACTTTTGGATGTCTTAATTTTATAGATGCAACATTGACCCTTCCAGGTATAGCAGGACTTATTTTGTCAGCAGGGATGGCAGTTGATGCAAATGTTATTATCTTTGAAAGAATAAAAGAAGAACTTAGGCTTGGAAATACTATACGTAATGCAATAGATGCAGGATTTAGTAAGGGATTTGTAGCAATCTTTGACTCAAACCTTACAACATTGATAATAACTGTTATTCTTTTTACTTTTGGAACTGGTCCTGTAAAAGGATTTGCTGTAACACTAACAATAGGTACATTAGCATCTATGTTCACAGCTATTACAATTACAAAAATACTTTTAATTACTTTCATCACAGTATTTAATTTAAGCAGACCAGAATTATTCGGAGTTAGGGGGAAAACAGCATGCAGATAG
- a CDS encoding preprotein translocase subunit SecF: MQIEIIKNSKKFVGFSLVIVVLSLGAFFIKGLNYGIDFSGGNLFQLRFEKPITLNDINNNLDEVSKDINQVNPNSRKVQISEDNTVIIRTPELSEAEKTEVLDNLKKIGAFDINKEEKVGASVGEELKTSAIYALGIGAFLIILYITFRFEFTFAVAAVTALFHDLVIAIGVISLLGYEVDTPFIAAILTILGYSINDTIVVFDRIRENLKRKNKGSFEDCLNKSVNQVMIRSINTSVTTLFAIIAILVFGGDSLKTFIVTLLIGILAGTYSSVFIATPLVYFLDKRKKGPNKGLRSLGEEKKKESNNEEKILV; encoded by the coding sequence ATGCAGATAGAAATTATAAAAAACAGTAAAAAATTTGTAGGATTTTCATTAGTTATTGTTGTTCTTTCTCTTGGAGCTTTCTTTATAAAAGGACTTAACTATGGTATTGATTTCTCTGGAGGAAATTTATTTCAGCTGAGATTTGAGAAGCCAATAACATTGAATGATATTAATAATAATTTAGATGAAGTTTCTAAAGATATAAATCAGGTAAATCCAAATAGCAGAAAAGTACAGATTTCTGAAGATAATACTGTTATCATAAGAACTCCTGAACTTAGTGAAGCAGAAAAAACAGAAGTTTTAGACAATTTAAAAAAAATTGGAGCTTTTGATATAAATAAAGAAGAAAAAGTAGGAGCAAGTGTAGGAGAGGAATTAAAAACTTCAGCAATATATGCTCTAGGGATAGGAGCTTTTCTTATAATTCTTTATATAACTTTTAGATTTGAATTTACATTTGCAGTAGCAGCAGTTACAGCATTATTCCATGACCTTGTTATAGCTATTGGAGTAATTTCACTTTTAGGATATGAAGTAGATACTCCGTTTATAGCAGCAATTTTAACTATACTTGGATATTCCATCAATGACACAATAGTTGTATTTGATAGAATAAGAGAAAATTTGAAACGTAAAAATAAAGGATCATTTGAAGATTGTTTGAATAAAAGTGTAAATCAGGTTATGATAAGATCTATCAATACATCTGTAACTACATTATTTGCAATAATTGCTATACTTGTTTTCGGTGGAGACAGCTTAAAAACATTTATAGTTACTCTTTTAATAGGTATACTTGCAGGAACTTATAGTTCAGTATTTATTGCAACACCTTTAGTTTATTTCCTAGACAAAAGAAAAAAAGGTCCCAATAAAGGACTTCGTAGCCTCGGAGAAGAAAAAAAGAAAGAATCAAATAATGAAGAAAAAATATTAGTTTAA
- the alr gene encoding alanine racemase produces MRAWLEIDMDNLKYNLNKIKELVHGTNVLGVIKANSYGFGAIETAKELSKNGVEIFGVASLEEAMELREGGIEEEILILGSLFNDEIEIAAEKKFQITISSMRQIEFLESNKIDAEIHIKIDTGMGRLGFTPEKGKEAVDYCIERGLKVVGIYSHLSDADGMSDEAYNYTKEQINKFKVFEGYKTIKYIHILNSGGILRFNDGFKGNLVRAGICMYGMLGNERIPEFKRVFTMKTRILFIRTLEDESYISYGRTVKLKKGETFATLAIGYADGMKKEFSNKTYALIEGEKCPIVGEICMDMCMVKIPESILKKINIGTEAIVIRDDIIEEINSIHKSTWDILTGIGRRVYRVYKKNGTPYLITR; encoded by the coding sequence ATGAGAGCTTGGTTAGAAATCGATATGGACAATCTAAAATATAATCTGAATAAAATTAAAGAATTAGTCCATGGCACGAATGTATTAGGAGTTATAAAAGCTAACAGTTATGGATTCGGAGCTATCGAAACTGCTAAAGAGCTTTCAAAGAATGGAGTAGAAATTTTTGGAGTAGCCTCTCTGGAAGAAGCAATGGAACTAAGAGAGGGAGGAATAGAAGAAGAAATTCTTATATTGGGGTCACTTTTTAATGATGAAATAGAAATAGCTGCAGAAAAAAAATTTCAAATAACTATAAGCAGTATGAGACAGATAGAATTTTTGGAATCTAATAAAATAGATGCTGAAATACATATAAAAATAGACACAGGTATGGGAAGATTAGGTTTTACTCCTGAAAAAGGAAAAGAAGCTGTGGATTATTGTATAGAAAGAGGGCTAAAAGTAGTTGGTATTTATTCACATCTTTCTGATGCAGATGGAATGAGTGATGAAGCATATAATTATACTAAAGAGCAAATAAATAAATTTAAAGTATTTGAAGGGTATAAAACAATAAAATATATACATATTTTAAACAGTGGTGGAATACTTAGGTTCAATGATGGATTTAAAGGAAATCTGGTAAGAGCTGGTATATGTATGTATGGTATGTTAGGGAATGAAAGAATACCAGAATTTAAAAGAGTTTTTACAATGAAAACAAGGATACTTTTTATAAGAACACTTGAAGATGAGTCATACATATCTTACGGAAGAACTGTAAAATTAAAAAAAGGAGAAACGTTTGCTACTCTTGCAATAGGATATGCTGATGGTATGAAAAAAGAATTTTCTAATAAAACCTATGCTTTAATCGAAGGAGAGAAGTGTCCAATAGTTGGAGAGATATGTATGGATATGTGCATGGTAAAAATACCAGAGTCAATTTTAAAAAAAATAAATATAGGTACTGAAGCAATTGTAATAAGAGATGATATAATAGAGGAAATAAATTCTATCCATAAATCAACTTGGGATATACTAACTGGGATAGGAAGAAGAGTATATAGAGTCTACAAAAAGAATGGTACTCCATATTTAATAACAAGGTAA
- a CDS encoding methyltransferase: MTKIILISGKEKKIINFYPNVFKDEIKTIIGSVKNGDIVDVCSSDMAFVGRGYVTDSTSAYVRILTTRDEKIDKNFILEKIRKAYKKREHLFNETNCIRAFFSEGDGIPGLIIDKFDKYVSVQFRNSGVETFRQDIINSIKKVMKPKGIYERSDVENRTLEGVEQKTGIVFGEIPERIIMEDNNLKYNIDIIDGQKTGFFLDQRESRKFIRKYLTKDIKFLDVFSSSGGFSMAALKENCKKVVAIDKEPHALELCRENYVLNEFTGDFVTMEGDAFLLLKTLVGRGEKFDVITLDPPSLIKRKADIHRGRDFFFDLCDDSFKLLNDGGILGVITCAYHISLQDLIEVTRMAASKNGKLLQVIGINYQPEDHPWILHVPETLYLKALWVKIVDN; this comes from the coding sequence ATGACAAAAATTATATTGATAAGTGGTAAGGAAAAGAAAATAATAAATTTCTATCCCAATGTTTTCAAAGATGAGATAAAAACTATAATAGGATCTGTAAAAAATGGAGATATAGTAGATGTATGTTCATCTGATATGGCCTTTGTAGGAAGAGGTTATGTAACAGATTCTACATCAGCTTATGTGAGGATACTTACAACAAGAGATGAAAAAATAGATAAAAATTTTATTCTTGAAAAAATTAGAAAAGCTTATAAAAAAAGAGAACATCTTTTTAATGAAACTAATTGTATAAGGGCTTTCTTTTCAGAAGGAGACGGAATTCCAGGATTAATTATAGATAAATTTGATAAATATGTATCTGTACAGTTTAGAAACTCTGGAGTAGAAACTTTTAGACAGGATATAATAAATAGTATCAAGAAAGTAATGAAACCAAAGGGAATATATGAAAGAAGTGATGTTGAAAATAGAACTCTTGAAGGAGTAGAACAAAAAACAGGAATTGTTTTTGGTGAAATACCTGAAAGAATTATAATGGAAGACAATAATCTTAAATATAATATAGATATAATAGATGGGCAAAAAACTGGATTTTTCTTAGATCAAAGAGAATCAAGAAAATTTATAAGAAAATATCTTACAAAAGACATTAAATTTTTAGATGTGTTTTCGAGTAGTGGAGGATTTTCCATGGCTGCTTTAAAGGAAAATTGTAAAAAAGTAGTAGCCATAGATAAAGAACCACATGCATTGGAACTTTGCAGGGAAAACTATGTTTTAAATGAATTTACAGGAGATTTTGTAACCATGGAAGGAGATGCTTTTCTCCTGTTAAAAACTTTAGTAGGGAGAGGGGAAAAATTTGATGTAATTACATTGGATCCACCATCTTTAATAAAAAGAAAAGCTGATATTCATAGAGGAAGGGACTTTTTCTTTGATCTTTGTGATGACAGTTTTAAACTCTTAAATGATGGAGGGATATTAGGAGTAATAACTTGTGCATATCACATATCTCTTCAAGATTTGATAGAAGTGACAAGAATGGCAGCATCTAAAAATGGAAAACTTCTTCAAGTTATAGGAATAAACTACCAGCCAGAGGATCACCCATGGATACTTCATGTGCCAGAAACTTTATATTTGAAAGCTTTATGGGTAAAAATAGTAGATAACTAA
- a CDS encoding putative colicin V production protein CvpA, which produces MYLDILVGVIIVFSLIYGLRNGLFVEFLAIFGLVVNFIIAKKYTPAVIEFLGLSKDKDRYFITYIITFWAVYILLGIVIHLVRNVLKNQSKGIITRVLGGIIGIAKGILLSVLILLIYNYSTDMFTKLKKYSKGSYANEIFLEVVPNIEKYVPEVFQDKIKELKNLELVNRYVNKLF; this is translated from the coding sequence ATGTATTTAGATATATTAGTAGGAGTTATAATAGTTTTCTCTCTTATTTATGGATTGAGAAATGGATTATTTGTGGAATTTTTAGCTATTTTTGGATTGGTAGTAAATTTTATTATTGCTAAAAAATATACTCCAGCTGTGATAGAATTTTTAGGATTATCAAAAGATAAAGATCGTTATTTTATAACATATATAATAACTTTCTGGGCAGTATATATTTTACTAGGAATAGTTATACATCTAGTGAGAAATGTACTTAAAAATCAGAGTAAAGGAATTATAACAAGAGTGTTGGGGGGAATAATTGGAATAGCAAAAGGGATACTTCTTTCTGTTTTGATTCTTTTAATTTATAATTATTCAACAGATATGTTCACAAAGCTGAAGAAATATTCTAAGGGAAGTTATGCAAATGAAATTTTTCTAGAAGTGGTTCCAAATATAGAAAAATATGTACCTGAAGTTTTTCAAGATAAAATAAAGGAATTAAAAAATTTGGAGTTAGTCAACAGGTATGTAAATAAACTTTTTTAG
- a CDS encoding permease — MKIIEKYILEEVKMPILFGISLFTFIFLIDIIVAMMENIIVKGISIIDIMRILSFYLPPILSQTIPMGIFLGVMLTFSKFTRTSEATAMSSIGMDLREIVKPIFILACVTTLFIFFLQESIIPRSFTKLQYITTKIAYENPVFQLKEKTFIDEVDEYNLYIDRIEGKDRIAQGVLIFQKDEDVAFPTVLVGKEAYWKDSSMVITDSKFYDFDKDGKEKLRGEFDDKRVPLTAYFDGIDIKVKDIEAMSISMLIKEMKELPKNEKIPYKVEINRKLALPLSTIMLSLLGVFISIGHHRSGKGANFALSLAVIFSYITFLNIGMVMANRGKIPPFIGVWTPNIILFLVTFYFYKKKSRGI, encoded by the coding sequence ATGAAAATAATAGAAAAATATATTTTAGAAGAGGTGAAAATGCCAATATTGTTTGGAATCTCTTTGTTTACATTTATTTTTCTCATAGATATAATAGTAGCTATGATGGAAAATATAATAGTTAAAGGGATATCAATTATTGATATAATGAGGATATTATCATTTTATCTTCCACCTATTTTATCTCAGACTATTCCTATGGGAATATTTTTAGGGGTAATGCTGACATTTTCAAAATTTACAAGAACTAGTGAAGCAACAGCTATGAGTTCTATAGGTATGGATCTTAGAGAGATAGTAAAACCTATATTTATTCTGGCATGTGTCACAACACTTTTTATATTTTTTCTTCAAGAAAGTATAATTCCAAGATCTTTTACTAAACTTCAGTATATAACTACTAAGATAGCTTATGAAAATCCTGTATTTCAATTAAAAGAAAAAACTTTTATAGATGAGGTTGATGAATATAATCTTTATATAGATAGAATAGAAGGAAAAGATAGAATTGCTCAGGGAGTACTTATATTTCAAAAAGACGAAGATGTAGCATTTCCTACTGTCTTGGTAGGGAAAGAAGCTTATTGGAAAGACTCTTCAATGGTAATAACAGACTCAAAATTTTATGATTTTGATAAAGATGGAAAAGAAAAGTTAAGAGGAGAATTTGATGATAAAAGGGTTCCTCTTACTGCTTATTTTGATGGTATAGATATCAAAGTGAAGGATATAGAAGCTATGAGTATAAGTATGCTTATTAAAGAGATGAAAGAGCTTCCTAAAAATGAAAAAATACCATATAAAGTAGAAATAAATAGAAAATTGGCTCTGCCATTATCTACAATAATGCTTTCTCTGCTTGGGGTATTTATTTCAATAGGACATCACAGAAGTGGAAAGGGAGCTAATTTTGCTTTAAGTCTGGCAGTGATATTTTCATATATAACATTTCTGAACATAGGAATGGTTATGGCTAACAGAGGTAAAATTCCTCCATTCATAGGAGTATGGACACCAAATATAATTTTATTTTTAGTGACTTTTTATTTCTATAAGAAAAAATCTAGGGGGATATAA
- a CDS encoding permease, translated as MKIKIIDRYISKNFIKSFFLSLIAFVGIFLVSQLFKVIRYVSDGRFSADESIIYILTMIPKILIDVAPLAVLLGSLMTVSSMASNLEVISLKTAGISFKRIVLFPILISAVIAVIVFYINDSLYPYSIRKNREIKDGERAKREMPAEKRNAFLRGENSNYVYLMGKINRETGFGENIEIVDLNEEFNKVKRIITAKEGRYNFTKKVWVLKDANIYNGEKLEKAKEVKIFTEDKYDDEPDKFITKSVEPKTLTIKELKKSVREIKSIGGDTRELLVEIGNRYSFPFSSFIISFLGLSLGSRYVRGASAISMALSVALGYGYYIVQASFEALSINGFLNPFVSGWIPNIIFLGIGIYFMYRAEY; from the coding sequence ATGAAAATAAAAATAATAGACAGATATATAAGTAAAAATTTTATAAAATCATTTTTCCTTAGTTTAATAGCTTTTGTAGGAATATTTTTAGTAAGTCAATTATTCAAAGTCATAAGATATGTAAGTGATGGAAGATTTTCAGCAGATGAGTCAATAATTTATATACTTACGATGATACCAAAGATATTGATAGATGTAGCACCATTAGCAGTGCTTTTAGGATCATTGATGACAGTGAGTTCCATGGCTTCAAATCTTGAAGTGATATCATTGAAAACAGCTGGAATAAGCTTTAAAAGAATAGTACTTTTTCCTATCCTTATTTCAGCAGTAATAGCTGTAATAGTTTTTTATATAAATGATAGCCTTTATCCCTATTCAATAAGAAAAAATAGGGAGATAAAAGATGGTGAAAGAGCAAAAAGAGAGATGCCAGCAGAAAAAAGAAATGCTTTTTTACGAGGAGAAAATTCTAACTATGTTTATCTTATGGGAAAAATAAATAGAGAAACTGGTTTTGGTGAAAATATAGAGATAGTTGATTTAAATGAAGAATTTAATAAAGTTAAAAGAATAATTACTGCAAAAGAAGGAAGATATAATTTTACAAAAAAGGTATGGGTATTGAAAGATGCTAATATTTATAATGGAGAAAAATTAGAAAAAGCAAAAGAAGTAAAGATTTTTACAGAAGATAAATATGATGATGAACCAGATAAATTTATAACGAAGAGTGTAGAACCTAAAACACTTACAATAAAAGAATTGAAAAAATCTGTAAGAGAAATAAAGAGTATAGGTGGAGATACAAGAGAACTTCTTGTTGAAATTGGGAATAGATATTCTTTTCCATTTTCAAGCTTTATAATTTCGTTTTTAGGGCTTTCACTTGGAAGCAGATATGTAAGAGGAGCTTCTGCAATAAGTATGGCATTATCTGTGGCACTAGGATATGGATATTATATAGTACAGGCCTCTTTTGAAGCCTTAAGTATAAATGGATTTTTAAATCCATTTGTTAGCGGATGGATTCCTAATATAATTTTTTTAGGAATAGGGATATATTTTATGTATAGAGCAGAATATTAA